The Engraulis encrasicolus isolate BLACKSEA-1 chromosome 24, IST_EnEncr_1.0, whole genome shotgun sequence DNA window AGAACATCACAGTTATCCGGGGAATACATTATGAGATATTGAAAAtcacaaaaatattttaaaatggccaataTCTCAACTAAacctagcctgcaatgtcatgaacaaccaCTGAAATGTTTCCGTTTGATTCTGgagtcatttcagagataatgtgaCCAGGGCTATAAATTCACTTTGTTCAtcaccagctaaaatggctagtagatgttgatcttactaATAAACAcacagtcaaaatggctagtaagttttgttttctaccagccaaactgaattttcaacagcatttggctggttggcaggtgttgatttagagccctgaacgTGACAAACTTTTGAAAGGGGTTGTagtaaagtagtaatagagtagtgctAGAGGAGATTACCCCACTTATAGggcaaggcagtcatgggtaagcaggtggggcgtcagacttgtagccaaaaggttgcgggttcgactcccgacccatcaggttggtggggggtgtaattaaccagtgctctcccccatattCCTCCATGagagaggtaccctgagcatggtaccgtcccaccgcactgctacctttttggcgccattgggggctacccctttgcacgggtgaggcataaatacacttttgttgtgtgcacttgtgtgctgtggagtgctatgtcacaatgacaaagacagatggagtttcccagttgggctttcactttcggctTTCAATTCACACCCCACCTGACACTCTACATTAACATTTTGGGTGCAGTTCCAGGTGAGGTACTCTTCTCTTAAAACAGGtctattactactttattacaactcatttcaaccttaaaatCACAAGAACCAAACAACAAAATTTCAGGTGTTATTCATAACATTGCGGGGGGGATCGACAAAGGTTGCCGGTGTAATGCTATGTcttatttttaaattgttttttattTAACACTGACTAAAGCACATATTAAACATCAGAGTGCATAGAACATAGGCTACACTGTTTTATATAACTAAAACTTACCCTGAACTGGCCATAAATTGAGATCATGGAGAAGAGTAAGACGACGGCCAGAGGCCCCCAAAAGTCAGGGTTATCTCGCACAACTTGTCGGTTGAAGCCCAGAGAGGGCATTGGCATCAGCACACAGCGAATCTTGTAGTAGATATCCTTCAAGTCAATGTCGAGCTCTTCTCTGCAAAATATTGGAAAAAACAAAACTGTGTAAAGTCAAGTGTCATGGGTATTGATCTGTGTGACATGCTAACTGGATCCGTAACAACTGGTGACCCAGATGTTTCGGAGCAATGGTGATTGGTTGTAAGTACATGTCACTAATAGAGATTTCTAAAATTTGGTTTTGACCAATCACTGTGTTTTTCACATATGGAGTCATTACTTGTGATGGGGACACCAGATAGTCTGTCACACCTGTAAGCATTCTCAGATTTCTACTTGAAAGTgtttcatgtaaacacttcttggTGTGCCAAAAAAGGATAACAAGGATTACAAGTCTTCACACTCACAGAAGGGGCTTGGTGTCTTCCGAGTCCTCCTCTTCGACTTCCAGTAGCCACCCATACCCTCGCTGTCTCAGAAAGGTGGTGGCATATGCATCTTTTGTATCGCTGCCCATGTTCAGCTTAATATCTGCTGGAGCATCGATTGTACCACTCAGCTCTGAAGATGGTAGAAAATATGCATCGTCAGCCATGTACATGTTACTTTGGAAGGAGGCataatagaacataataaaaAGCTTCACAGCAACTGAAATGCATTGCCTAACATCTAGCTCCTGTAGCCTCTAAGCCAAAGTTCCCAGGCTGAGTTTTGCCAGTAGCAATGATGTCAGCTGCTTCGACAACCCAATGGAAGTACAGTAATTCAAAGGACAGATAGGTGTCACAAATCGGCGATTAAGGGAGAATGCGAATGGCGTCAAAACTGTATACATTTTGTATTTCCTAGTTTACGAGGTGAAACTGTACGACATAAATTAGCCACAGCTCTTCAGCTAACTTGCGTCAGAAAAAGCTAACCAGCTAACGTTAGCTGTGACAGTAATCTCGGCTGTCAAATTTGCAGCCGTTACTAACTTCAGTACACAGAACGAGCTAACACCATTTTAAAATGACTATACACACACTAGACCTCGCTCAGTACATTGGATTAGCAGGAGAGACGACACTAAACTGACAACCTAAAATTATGGGCCTGTCTGTGAGTAACATTACCTTCAGCTCCAGCCGAAGAGACGAAGGTAAAATCTCCGTTGGTGGGAGAGAACTGCATCGTTGATGTCGAGGTAGCAGTTTTCCCAACCGCTTACATTTACACAGATGATTAAGATCAGATGCTTTTGGCAGGTGTATTGACAAGATTGGCATGAAATAGTACTCAGAACTCTGTCATTTGTAGCCCATTCTGTTTGTTAGCGAGATGCAACCGATTTTCGGCAGCCACACAATCCTCAAAACAGACAGTAGGATAGGAAGCAGGAAGTGAAAGGGACACGTCAAATCCTCACACGGGTGCGGAAAAAGTTCGCCACCTACAGGCGAAGCGTGAAACAACCTGACATCTTTACAGTAAACAAAAGTCATTTTCCAATGGCACGCATTATTTATCAAATGGAATGGGTTTGAAGCGTCAACCCAAACATGTGCCATAAACCTCAAGTATAAACCTGGCTAGCTGATATAATATCTCACAGAAAAAGGTGTCCTGGGGTAGATGGGCTATCTTTATTTGTGCAAAGGAAGGATCATAGTCATAGCCATATATAGAAAGAAAATCCTTATCTGTGCGTTTATCACTTGGCCTACTTGTCGATCAATCATTCCTTTTGATGAcacttgtgcatgcttgtgcattcGCACGCGcgctctcgccctctctcgctcacgctctctctatctgtaGGATATTCTGGAAATATTAGAGACTcggaataggcctactgtttctttTTAGTTTGCTAGGCCTACTGTCTAAATAAACCACTTTGCTTAGTTCACAGTCTGTTTAcggcttatttttatttttcacttaTTCTTGGTGGTAAATGTATGTCAGACTCAGATGTTTCAATCTCATTCTCATTGTAgacctacaacaacaacaacaacaacaacaacaacaacaacaacaacaacaacaacaatcttaCTATGTTTTAAGATAGACATACTCAAAAGTGGGATTGGGAGAAGAAAATCGGTAGGCTAATGGTGGTTGTTCTGCAGTACAAACAGAGAtaagtctcttttccattgggttccgcgttccggtgcgggctttataaatattcatgaaacttgacgggggggtcaatggtgctgtctcgcacgcatttccatacaacgcagactagaactgggccgtatgatcagctgctgcaactagccgcgacaacaccgtgttttcNCCAttgtgaatctaagccctaatccAAACAATAGGACctaggactaaatataaccagcgatctccttctcttagacccattgacatgtgtttgggcttgttcgaaagctgcgaatcttagcttttcacaggtttttacggcacgtgtttatgttctttcaatccaaagttatataacgtTAAccgccgctgtttcaagtgaaaagatATTGGGTTCCAACCAGcgtttacctcgtcattttgttttcgaacagacagcgatctccttaacctagacctacagacatgtgttagggcttgttcgaaagctgagattcttagctttttacaggtttttacggcacgtgtttatgttctttcaatccaaagttatataactttaagcggccgctgtttcaagtgaaaatatagcgctttccaaccagcgtttacctcgtcattttgttttcgaacagacagcgatctccttaacctagacctacagacatgtgttagggcttgttcgaaagctgagattcttagctttttacaggtttttacggcacgtgtttatgttctttaaatccaaagttatataactttaagcggccgctgtttcaagtgaaaagatagcgctttccaaccagcgtttacctcgtcattttgttttcgaacagacagcgatctccttaacctagacctacagacatgtgttagggcttgttcgaaagctgagattcttagctttttacaggtttttacggcacgtgtttatgttctttaaatccaaagttatttaactttaagcggtcgccacttcaagtagcctaaacaatggcgttattctccagtcggatagagaggaaatctttgttccctcgaataaaccacagttgtctttttcattcgaaattttcatttttacatttaatttgataacagcaaattcgccatccctctgcaggttcgtaggctatatgaagatatgtgcaatgaaaagggctactttagtgtgccctattttgcatggtggtaaaaaaaacgacttctcacaaggaggaggcatggagctttggaaatagcgtgattttaaaataatagcctaataggctaataatataactccttggccaaggactggacttaggctactttaaagaacatgataattgcttgagcaaattttctctgtctactgtaaaaactgccgacagaaaagttgatttttaaagtgcgtgggtggggataggtgttttcacatgccggtaaatcctaacacaggcaacatttagcctagtggaactcagctccgcacgcctcgaaccacgtctttcgcgattctataatcgcccctgtttgagccctgtttgagctgatgatgggtgtgtatgggtggagtaaatgcaaaaagaaaacgaaaccacgccccagcagcgcgcagccccgttctacCAGGGCTAGTCGAAAAAGGACTATAGGCTACTACCAGTCTCTGGTACAAATCTAGCCAGTAGCCACAGTTGTAAACATTCTCATCAGGCACCATTATGGGCAGCCCCGAATGTTGGGTCCATGTTCACGTGGTGCAAATGGAAAGCGGTCCAGTGGAAATGTGTCAGGAAGCGTGTTGTTATAAGTTATCTGGCAATTCACTTGTTTTTTCTATAAATTACCGACCTGATTTCACTGCATCTTGAAAACAAACTATTTCGGTTTACTAAGATTACTCTTTGTTTACATATTCCCCAACATGGTGGTCACTGTTGATAGAAGAGATGCTCAGCTAGCCAACAACTAGCCAACCTCTGGAGTACATTAGTGAACTTCACTAAACTTATTTTTTCTCATAAGGATTAAAAAACGTCATGGGATTCTAGACAAAAGAACACCAACATGGGGATTGACTTCAAGCTGAAACTGAGAGTTGAACAGGTAACACGACATAAAATGTCACATACATGCGATTTGCCCCTTGTTTACACACATTATGGTGGATGTAATTggtgcatgcattttctgtagtatttgaaATCCAAGAAGAGTGAATACGTGGACCTTAGTGCATTGGCTACGGATCTTCAGAAATTGTATAGGTAAGCATATTCTCACTGGAAAGCTTATGTGTCTGCGATTTAATAACATTGAATCTCCCCATCAACAAAGTCATTCTGATATCAAGGATCaaagattccctgattgacgctcccaacgcaggacgctcccctgtcggctcgctcccactagccagactatcggtcccaccgccatataacggagccagttatctttttgatgttacttttttgtttctaaccctaaccctaacctcaaccttaaccctaaccctaactctaaaacctaaccctaaccctaaattgcttgtatctgacagtgtatgataatacgtgaaatataatcgggtgggactacacgtccgggagtgatagaaacacctgggactgctcgtccgggagcgatctcagttgggagtgtccatctaccaccgatATCgatgaaatataatcgggtgggactacacgtccgggagtgatagaaacacctgggactgcacgtccgggagcgatctcagttgggagtgtccatctaccaccgatATCAAGTCAATGTTTTATTGTTCTGCATCTACCGTTCCATAGATTTGACTATGGACGAAGGAATAGAACAGCCTTCCGAATTCAAGTGGAGAAAAGTGAGTTACAGAAAAACAAGAGATTGAATTACTTCTAAAATGGCTAAATAATACATTTTTATGCTGACTGAAGAAGATCATAAATGTCTTTcctagtctatgatgtgataatcaAAGAATCGGACGACACATCTCTGGAGGACAAACATCTAGCAAAACGGGCCAGACTGAAAGATGACGAAGGGTAAGACTCATTCCAAGTTGTTCACTTCTAAGCATTCTAGTCATGGGAACCGGTAAGTGCTTAGGGTGTCAGGCAAGTAGCCTGACGCTTGCCAGTTCGATTCCTGACcctctaggtcagtgtttcccaaccttttttgtcttgtgtaccccctaaacattttcgttgtgccatgagtaccccccaagtcaagttctatatcgctttctctatcccaatgtaactaagtacAAAACATTTGttacaattacatttttccaagtaccccctgaagtgtgctcgcgtacccctagtggtacacgtacccctggttgggaaacactgctctaggttgATAGGGGAAGTATCTAACCAGTGTTGttgactgaggtacccctgagcatggtaccatctggTCGCACTGCTGCCTTGGATCACCAtctgaggctgcccccttgcacaagtgagacatacattttgttgtgtgcaatgaggGTTGttgagtgctgtcacaatgacaatggaagcaagtttcccaggtgggttcaCAGCCCCATGTTAAAACTGGTAGGCTACGATTATTGAACAAGGTCACTCTCACCCCAATTTCATTCTGCTCTGAAGACCCCATTTGTTGTTGTATTTCCTTCTGTCAATGTCCTGCTGCTTAATAGATGTTTGGCTGGCTTCTATCTCACAGGGATGCCAGCACAGTGACAGATGACACTACTGATAGTGACGATGACATTGAACACCAGGTACAGGGCTCTTTCCTAATGCTCAGTTTTCATTGCTCATGAGTGGTTTGGACTATTCCTGTTTGCAGTGGCCAACTTTAGCATCCGGCCGGCCAATAAGCAAAAGATTGGGTTTGGGCTGTCCAATTGTTTCAAACCAGAAATAAGTGCAATCCTCTCGCCCTTCTAATCGCATCAGGTCAAAGAACcttcagaccatgaatacgaatgaaCAGACGTATTATGGGCAGGTCatacctaacctggttctcacgcagatggatattcatggtcacgaagtttaacgaagatgcacaaagcacgaagggtctgcgcgagagccaggctagggaaAAGGGACTTTCACACAGTGTTAAGTATTGTGTGATTGATTTTCATACATTGTCACAGACTAGAGGCATAAAAGATGAGCGAGGATGCAATGACAAATTGACTTTGCGCTGAGACAAGTGGTTTACATGAATAATGTTCATGTAATCATCTAATGTGCTCAGTGTAATCAGATTCAGGCATACTTGGACTGTTAAAACTGGATACAAGTTTAGAAGTTTACTGACGTGAGATGGTTGCTGGAGTGGAGTAGAatgcctggagcaacatatacgctgcatttcagactcttgagattttttactttttattttaaatgtgggtatgttagagctgaaggaacacattctaatgcaaaactaGAGTCCTAGGTTTGAAAGTGaacctatttcatgtttttatgtgcttcagagactgagatatttaggttttaataagagagggcaccttttcccaaaaagggtttaggcattcagcagacgtttttttgtaggtgccttaggccaaaaatactggataagagaaagataacgcaaaccacgcccactcaatgcaaaagcgtgggctcaagttgggtctcctaagggggcgttgtcccctccttcttcttctctttttgaggtgtttgctcaagacgcgcgctaccgccatctacagcgctaagggggcttgatttattctcaacctcaggactccgaaggtctcctaaccgaaggtctcctaagggggcgttcacccgacataaagtggataccggaaaagaaacaaaatgacgcttcttcttagatccactttctttgcttaGGCTGATATGGCTTAAGCGAAATGTCAAAGTccagtttggaaaaaaatacagtatgtgtgtataattTAGGACTGTGTAACAGCATGACCAAGCTTTTGTTTTAATGGACAATTGTTACTTAATTgtccccacagcacacaaatcaCATGAACAACTCTCTAATGTCGCTGTACCGCAAGGGAATCCCTGAGGAGAACGCGGCAGCCTCCAAAAGCCAGCCACAGAGCCCTGCTCGTCCTCTGACAAAAGACCAACCCACAGGGGGCGCCAGTAGCAGCACATCCACACCTGCTCGGCCCCCAGGGGGCGCCAGTGGCACATCCACACCCCAAGGCCAAGGCCAAGGCACTGTGGTGTCTGGGGGAGGCTGGTTTATTGACaagaagggaggcagagaggcagacaataTCCTTATCGACTTGTGTGATGAGGAGCCTAGCAGTCCATCCACCAATGTATGTATGATTTCTGCTttccatttgcacacacacacacacacacacacacacacacacacacacacacacacacacacacacacacacacacacacactgtaaccttAAAAACAGGATGCATTTTTTGTTAATGCTTATAACTTGTTGGATTATTAAAATGATAAATTAAGCGTATTTCTTGCTGAGACATGGTATCGCCCACGGCCATCAATTCCATCTTGAAATGTGTCCCATGTTTTTGGGCCACCTTTATATCCTAACAGTCATCAAGAAGTTGTGGTCCAAATACACATCACCATGGTGGCATTGATTAtacttcctttctcctcttcttttgtcTGGTTACTGCAGAAACAAACGGATGTGTCCATGCTGGAggcggagaagaagaaaaagggtgGATCAAAGAAATTAAAAAGAAGAAAGCAAGAACGATCCCAAGGAGATGATGCGGACATAGAGGCTCAGATATTGGCCAAAAAAGGTAGCTCACTCAGGAAAAGCTCACtcaggaaacaaaaacaaaaacatctgtTGTAGATGAAACCGACTGTTTTTCCCCAATTTCCTGAGGTAAAGTAATGTCTTTATGTCTATACGGTATGTGTACATTCCAGAAAAGCAGAAACTAATGTCTGTTTTTCTTATTTAATTTGTAACATattgggcagcatgcccttcctCAGACAATGTGCCCGAAACATTGCACACTAAATAAGAGAACTGGGAGCTTGGTgttgctgatttaaaaaaaaataaaaaaaaatgccaatccagcacccatttttgagatggatgtgcgtgttttttctttgttaaactcACATTCCAGAAAAGACCAAGGCCCTGGAGCTGCAGCATTCTACTGTGAAGTTTGAGGATGTGGGCGGTAATGAGGAGACTTTAACGGTAATTTCATTCTGATGTCTGCACTTCTCCATTGTTTTTATTGTAGTTGGCTGAGTGATTTGCAAAATGGGAAACATATCATGGCATCAGACATTGTTTTAGAATACTGTGGCTGGATCAACATTTGAACACGTTATGTCCTAAGTCTTTGAATTGCACAGTGTATTTTCTCTTTTTAACAGTGAAATTGCGGTACTTCATGCTGAAGGAGTATTTTATTAGTTTACAATATAAAATCATAGGCAATAACTTCTTTTAAACATTGACAACATTATCACATCACACTTACACATGCGGTAGGATTCGGTTCGGTCGGTTCAAGAGTTAAGACGAAACCGAACCCCCATCAACAAGGCCAAATCCAAAACCAAATCTTGGATTCTATACATCCCTACATATAACAACTCATCAGTAAAATCTGACTTTCAGAAAGAAAAATGTAATGACATATTTCTGATTATCCATGTTCATATCAATGCCTAACACTGAATTGAATTTGTTTGCTGTTTGCTCCTGTTATTACCTGTTATTACAGGAAGTGTGTAAGCTGCTGATCCACATGCGTCACCCGGAGGTGTACCAGCAGCTGGGGGTGGTGCCCCCAAGAGGCTTCCTCCTGCATGGACCTCCAGGCTGCGGGAAGACCCTGCTGGCACAGGCTGTGGCTGGGGTAAAGAGCAACGTGACACCAGGCTCTCCaagcctcactcactctctctctctcactctcactccctcactcagtcactcttcctctctctctctctctctctctctctctctctctctctctctctcactccctcactcagtcactcttcctctctctctctctctctctctctctctctctctctctctctctctctctctctctctctctctctctctctctctctctcatgctttatATGCATATACTCATACTgccatgcatagacacacacaccaaatcaaatTCAACCACCTGTCCAGTGTAATGCATGTGCTGATTTAATCACTTTGCGTCCTATGTGATGGAAATAATGAAGGCGTGGGATGGGGCAATTTCGCGTTCGCTCATATCCTGAACTGCTCCCGTCCCTGCCTCTCTAATCTCTAGTCTCTTCATGTCCGTTGCCCAGGAGACGGAGTTGCCCATGCTGAAGGTGTCTGCTCCTGAGCTGGTGTCGGGCGTCTCGGGGGAGTCGGAGCAGAAGCTGCGGGAGCTGTTTGAATTAGCTGTGGTGAGAGAGCGCTGTTCATGTTGAACCCAATCCATGGTTCGCTTTGAAAGCAAATGTTTGGTAAATTAGAGTTGAGTGAAATTGAGTGAATAATGGCCAAATGCATTCAGATTTTCAGATATTTCAGAGAGACACACCTACTCCTGTCCAAGATTTctttttgattttcttttttttatttaaatgagAACAAATTTGCATTTAAAGCGATTACACCGCGCTCAAAATTAGAATGTGCCAAATATTAACAAAAACTCTGAAACAAGAAAGGAAAATGTCTGCACTCTTAAGTCCTTTTGTTAATTTTTTAATAGCCAAGTTTTTGGTCAGAGACCCTCCTCAGGGCACAAACTGAGGAAGGTCTCTGACAGAAAGCTTGTCTATTAAATAGAAAGCTTATCTAATAGATATTATTAGTGGCAACTAAGAATTTCTGTTCAATAAAAGGATGGTTTCAAGTTTGTTTATGTATTGTTTACTTCATACttatagtccagcggatgggtgatttgatcgtgcacttttgagtaaaagcatgaaaatcggtacacatatccttcttggtatgctgattaatattagcgttggaggcgtcgcgaaaaattctgcgttttcaagatggccgccaaatccaatatggccgacccatattaatgaatctacctgacactttgtagtaaaagcatgaaaatcggtacacatatccttcttgatatgctgattaacattagcattggaggcgtcatgaaaaatgtattaattttcaagatggccgccaaatccaatatggccaattcatatttatgaatctacctatctacctaacacttggtagtaaaggcatgaaaatcggtacacatatccttcttgatatgctgattaagtttagcgttggaggcgttgcgcaaaattcatcgttttcaagatggccgccaaatccaataagaccgacccatattaatgaatctacctaagacttggtagtaaaagcatgaaaatcggtccacatatccttcttgatatgctgattaacattagcattggaggagtcacaaaaaagtcatcgttttcaagatggccgccaaatccaatatgaccaacccatattaatgaatctatctGACACTTGGTGCAAAGCATGAAAATCACAGTATCACAAAATCACGGTACACAtctccttgatatgctgattaatattagcattggaggcgtcgcggggaaaaaaaatactgttttcaagatggccgccaaatcaaatatggccagcccatattaactacctggtaatttgtggtaaaagcatgacaattggtacacatagctttacattagatgcttattcatattaggggccatgaacaaaaatcaaatatgactgacccatattacaatacaatacattgcaatatgtatttatgtagcacagtatcacaactatgaagttcactcaaagcgctttgaaaaaagacatacacgcatacatacacattcacacaccagctgtgcacagtgtgcagactgccgtacggcaccggttgtcacgcgagacacagacacacacacacacacacacacacacacacacacacacacacacacacacacacacacacacacacacacacacacacacacacacacacacaccaaaatcttcacatcattatcatggTCTAGAAAGGAATCTTAATACTGTACACataaacttttcactcaagttatattttacatacacTGAGTTGACTTTTCGATGGCCATTATACTCCAATTGTGCCATTCaacatttattcaaagtttatgtaaATATTTTAATaaggcattattggcagtttgattgatatTGGCcatagtatataggcctaccatagccTGTGAAATCCCATACTactttgcacaattgttctgatctgaaatgtagcatggattccatccctcagtgagggtaacagatcttggggtgcaatcaggagaaagagtaggggtgcaaaggcgatggctgcagtttgtttgaatagatacaattggatatgggctacacatatgccaaataccacattcttaacgacctataaactgccatgggcaatcgtaaatcacagctttactatgagaaattgcataaccaccagattatatcacttgtgagatcaacttgtgttaaccaggcaagatataagcttaccatacaacttgcattgggtgcaggattgcagtttgtttgaaaaccttgtgcagctagaagtagtcatcaactattagtgtctttgaagtaagcaatcataacaatgtccatgaattaacaaatcaagtt harbors:
- the yipf4 gene encoding protein YIPF4 yields the protein MQFSPTNGDFTFVSSAGAEELSGTIDAPADIKLNMGSDTKDAYATTFLRQRGYGWLLEVEEEDSEDTKPLLEELDIDLKDIYYKIRCVLMPMPSLGFNRQVVRDNPDFWGPLAVVLLFSMISIYGQFRVVSWIITIWIFGSLTIFLLARVLGGEVSYGQVLGVIGYSLLPLIVIAPLLLVIGGFDIVSTLVKLFGVFWAAYSAASLLVGDEFKTKKPLLIYPIFLLYIYFLSLYTGV